DNA sequence from the Desulfovibrio sp. ZJ209 genome:
TCCGCCTCGAGGGTGATGGTCTGGCGCATGGCGGAATAGTTGCTCGTCATCTCCGCGAGCTTGGTGGCGGCGCCCGTGCTGATAAAGGCCATGGCGCCCTTTTTCAGCACGAAGTTCTGCACATAGCGGTCGCCGTCCACATTGGGCCCGCCCGAGGAGAGGATGTAGACGCAGGGCATCTCCGGGAGCTCTTCGTCGAAATACAACTCCCGCTGCACGATGAGCGGCGCCCGGCGGTCGAGCTCGCGCAGGATGGACCTGCCCTCGCTGTTTTTCTCAAAGCCCAGGTTGAGATAGCCGTGCTTGCCCGGGCAGCCCACATACATGGCCGTAGGCTGCTCGGTGAAGCCCGAAAGCTCCGGCATGGCGTCGAAGTCGACCTTGGGGGCGTCGGAATAGTGCAGTTGCGCCATGGGGCTCAGTTCCCCCCAACCTTGTCGAAGAGCGCCATCTTGAAGATGAGCGAGACGAGCTCGTCGATGCCCTCGCCGGTGAGCGAATTGGTGAACACAAAGGGCTTGCCCGGCCGCATGAGCTTGCTGTCGTGGTCCATGACATCCAGCGAGGCGCCGACGTAGGGCGCGAGATCCGTCTTGTTGATCACGAGGATGTCGCTCTGCGAGATGCCGGGGCCGTCCTTGCGCGGGATCTTGTCGCCCGCGGCCACGTCGATGACGTAGATGAAAAAGTCCACCAAGGCCGGGCTGAAGGTGAGGGTGAGGTTGTCCCCGCCGGACTCGATGAGCACCACGTCCGCATCCGGGAACTTGGCCTCCATCTCCTCCACGGCGGCGATGTTCATGGAGGGGTCCTCGCGCACGGCCGTGTGCGGGCAGGCGCCGGTCTCCACGCCGATGATGCGGTCTTCCATGAGGATGCCCTTGAGCGTCTTGCGCACGTGCTTGGCGTCCTCGGTGGTGACGATGTCGTTGGTGATGATGAGCACGTTCATGCCGCGCTCCATGAGGCGGGGGGTGATGGCCTCGATGAGCGCGGTCTTGCCGCTGCCCACCGGGCCGCCGACGCCGATCCTGCAGGTAGACATAGGGCCTCGCTAGCGTTTGTGCCGTCAGGCTCAGTTCATGAACATGCGCATGCTGCCCTTTTCGTGCAGGGAGGCAAGGATGTCCATCTCGGGAACAAAGGCGTTCATGTTCTCAAAGCCCATTGCGCGGGCTTTTTCATACATGGCTTCCACCTCGCCGCCGAGTTCCGAAAGAATTTTCTGCGTGTCGTAGTGCGAAACGCGCACAAGGCGCAGCGCCGCGGAGAGCACCATGTTGATGACGCCGTACTGGTGCGACACATAGAGCTCCTTTTCGCCCAGGCCGTCCAGCGCGAAGGCGATGCCCTGCGCCACCGGGAAGGTGCCGGGTGTCACGCCCGCCTCGATGTCGGCCAGCCAGCGCCCGAAGAGGCTCCCCTCGCCGTGGCGCCGGAGCCCGAGCTCCGCGAATTTCTTGCCCATGCGGCAGAGCATGAGCCTCGCCTCGTCGTTCATCTTGAAGAGCAAGAGCTGGCGGTCGGCCGCGCGGACGGCCTCATACTCCCCCTTGCGGGCGGCGCGGAAGGCGAGCAAGGCCGCCACGCCGTCGCTGAACGCGGCCTGCGTGGCCACCGAGCGCGCATAGTCCCGCAATGTCGAGGCGTCATGCACGAGGCCGAGGTGCGCCGCGGTCTCAAGGCCGTTGGAAAAGGAGAAAGTCCCCACCGGGAAGGCGGAGTCCGTCATCTGGATGAGCCGGAACAGGCCGGCCATGGAAGGCGCCCCGGCGGAAGGCGCGCCGGCTTCGGCGGGCACGGCTGGGGCCTCAGTGCTCATGGTGGTGCCCGTGGTGGTGGTCATGCCCATGTTCGTGGTGATGGTCATGCGGGTGGGCATGGTCATGCCCGTGCGCGTGTTCGTGGCTGCCGTGCGAGGCCCCGCCGAAGAGCCGGCGGATCTCGTGCGGCGCCATGTAGGGGATGACCTCCCGGCCGGGCTGAAATTCGTAGCTCACGCCCTCGAGGTGGTGGGTGTCCATGACCGAGAGCATGACCTTCTTGTCCACGGTCAGCGGCACATAGATTTTCGTGCCCTTGACCACGGCCGGCCAGTGCTGGTTGCCGATGGCGTGGCCGAGCTCGAGGCTGCGGCGGATGATGGTCTCGGGGCTTTCGCTGACGAGCGAGGAAAGGTCGAGCACGAGCACGGGGTTGAGGTCGAGCTTCAGCGCCGCCACATGGCCCTTGTCGGCGTCGTAAAACACGATGTCGCCGTCCACCACCTGCGACTGCCGCTTGAGCGCGATGGGATATTCGGTGCCCCGCTCGCTCACGGCGAGAAAGCGCGATTTCTGAGCCGTCCACTGGTCCAGCGGGATATATTCGATGTCGAGCCCGGATAGGCGCTCTTTCCACTCGGGGTCGTGCAGGTTGCCGAGGATGCTGGTGCAGATTTCCATGGGGTGTCGGGGTTCTACGGTTAAAGGGGGGCGGCAGGGCCGCCCCCCGTGGAGAATGCCGGGAGGCGCCCCTGCGGGCGCCTCCGCGGGATCTGGCCTAACTGAACCAGTAGAGCTGCGCAAGGGGCAGTTCCTTGGCCGGCGGCACATAGGCGAGGGTGCCGTTCACATAGACCTTGAAGGTCTCGGGATCGACCTCGATCTTCGGCATGGCGGTGTTGCGCACCATGTCCTGCTTGGTGACCTGGCGGGTCTTGCGCACCGGGTAGATGATATTGTCAATGCCAAAGCGGGCCACAGTGCCGGAATCCACGGCCGCCTGCGAGGTGAAGCGCACGCAGGTGCGGGGCAGGGCCTTGCCGAAGCTGCCGTACATGGGCCGCATGATCTTGGGCTGCGGCGTGGTCAGGGAGGCGTTGGGGTCGCCCATGTTGGCCCAGTTGATGAGGCCGCCCTTGATGACGAGCTTGGGCTTGGTGCCGAAGAAGGCCGGCTCCCAGAGCACGAGGTCGGCCATCTTGCCCACTTCGATGGAGCCCAGAATCTCGCTGATGCCGTAGGTGATGGCCGGGTTGATGGTCATCTGGGCGAGATAGCGCAGCACGCGGAAGTTGTCGTTGCTGTCGCTGTCTTCGGGGAGCTTGCCGCGCACCTGCTTCATGTAGGAGGCCATCTGGAAGGTGCGCATGAAGGATTCGCCCACGCGGCCCATGGCCTGCGAGTCCGACGACACCATGGAGATGATGCCGAGGTCATGGAAGACGTTTTCGGCGGACTGGGTCTCCGGGCGCACGCGGCTTTCGGCGAAGGCCACGTCCGAGGGGATGCCCGGGTTCAGGTTGTGGCAGACCATGATCATGTCAAAGAGCTCGGCCTGCGAATTGATGCCGAAGGGCAGGGTCGGGTTGGTGGAGGACGGAAGCACGTTGGCCAGGGAGGCCACTTTCAGGAGGTCGGGGGCATGGCCGCCGCCCGCGCCCTCGGTGTGGTAGCTGTGGATGGTCCTGCCGTCGATGGCGGCGATGGTGTCTTCCACATAGCCGTTTTCATTGAGCGTGTCCGCATGCAGGGCCACCTGCACGTCCATCTGGTCGGCCACTTCCATGCACTTGCGCAGGGCCGCGCAGGTGGTGCCCCAGTCCTCGTGGATCTTGAGGCCGCAGCAGCCGGCCACGATCTGCTCTTCCAGGGTCTCCTTGACGCTGGAATTGCCCTTGCCGAGGAAGCCGATATTGATCGGGATGCCCTCGCAGGCCTCGAACATTTTTTGCACGTTCCACACGCCGGAGGTGATGGTGGTGCCGTTGGAGCCGTCCGTGGGGCCCACACCGCCGCCGATGAGGGTGGTGATGCCGTTGGAGAGGCAGTTGTAGGCCTGCTGCGGGGCCACCATGTGCACATGGCCGTCGATGCCGGCGGCCGTCAAGATGCAGTGCTCGCCCGAGATGGCGTCCGTGGAGGGCCCGGTGCAGAGGTTGGGGGAGACGCCGTCCATGATGTTGGGGTTGCCGGCCTTGCCGATGCCCGCGATCTTGCCGTCCTTCACGCCCACGTCGGCCTTGATGACGCCGAGCACCGGGTCGAGGACGGTGACGTTGGTGATGACGAGGTCAAGGGAGCCGCCCTTGCTCGTGATGGTGTTGGCCGTGCCCATGCCGTCGCGCAGGGTCTTGCCGCCGCCGTAGACCGTTTCGTCGCCGTAGACGCGCAGGTCCTTCTCGATCTCCACATAGAGGTCGGTGTTGCCGAGGCGGATCTTGTCGCCCGTGGTGGGGCCGAAAAGGTCATTGTTCTGTTTTCTGGAAATGACTGCCATTGCTTACTTCCCCCCCTTGGCCTTGGCTGAAAGTTCGGCCTCGTTCACTTCGGCATCGGCCTCGGACTCGGAGACCGACTTGAAGCCCATGGCCGCCATCTTCTTGAACGCGCGGATTTTGACCGGGTAGTAGGTCGGATCGTCCTCAAGGCCCGCGTAGCCGTCGGTGAGGTCGTTGAAGCCGATGAGCCGGCGCTTGCCGCCGAAGGCCACGAGCTCCACTTCCTTCTCCTCGCCGGGCTCGAAGCGGATGGCCGTGGTGGCCGGGATGTTGAGATGCTTGCCGAAGGCCGCCGGCCGGTCGAACTCCAGATAGCGGTTCACTTCAAAGAAGTGGAAGTGGCTGCCCACCTGCACGGGGCGGTCGCCCGTGTTGTGCACCACCACCTTGGCGGTGCGGCGGTGGGCGTTGTAGGTGATGTCGCCGTCGGCAAGGATGACGCCGCCCACGGGGCACGGGGTCTTGGGGGTAAAGGCCGGCGTCTTGGGATAGTCGATGGGGGGCGTGCCTTCAAAGACGCCCTGCGGGGTCGAATACGTCTGGGTTTTGGAATCTGCCACGTCAACACCCTCTACTTGATCGGTTGATGGATGGAAACGAGCCTGGAGCCGTCGGTGAACACGGCCTCCACCTGGAGCAGGGTGATCATGTCGGCCACGCCTTCCATGACCTGTTCCTTCTTGAGCACCTGCGCGGAATCGTGCATGACCTGTTCAACGGTCTTGCCCTCGCGCGCGCCCTCGAGCGCGGCGGAGGTGATGTAGGCGACCGCCTCGGGGTAGTTGAGCTTCAGCCCTTTCTTGAGCCGGCGCTCGGCGATGATGCCCATGGAAAGCAGCAGGAGCTTGTCCTGCTCTTTGGGGGTCAAATGCATTGTGACTTCCTCCTTTCTGTTGGCAACAAAACGGGACGGAACACATGAGTGACCATGCCCTGACGCTGCCTGAAGGAAGAACGCGGGAGAGGAGGTAGTGTCAGGACAAAATCCTTGTAACGACTGTACAAGACTAAACCTTTTTTTTGAAAGTGGCAACCGTTTTTCCCCGGGCTCTCCCGAAGCGGCGCCGCGGGCCTTAAAGCACTACTTCTTCCGCGTCCGCCCTTTCTTTCATATGTGCAATCTTGCAACGCGCAGCGTGCACAGGCGGGGATACTTACCCCTGCCCGGCTGCGGGCAGTGCACGAGACAGCCCCCGCCCCCACGCCGAGCCTCCCCGTGCCGCGTGGGGTGGCCGCCGCATTCCCCCCATTCGGAGAAAGTACGTCCTGGTTACGTCCGCCCTTTCATCCCGAAGAAGGCCTGCGAGAATTTTCTCACTCAAAAGTCAGAAAAAACACGCCTTTACACATCTTCCCTAATCCTTTACTTAAAGAACTTCGCTTCCGGGCTCCATGGGGTTTTTCTGCAACGCGGCCTCAAAGCATATGGGCCGGGATGCAGGCGCCCGCGATACAGCACAAGACCCACGCCCCGGCCTGAGAGCGCGCCTCTCCTGAACCCTTCATGGGAGACTGTCATGGCAAACACAGCGGATGAACCCCAACGAATGGGCGTGGTCATGGCAACCTTTCTGGTCGCCGGCAACATGATAGGTTCCGGCGTGTTCCTGCTGCCCGCATCTCTCGCCCGGTTCGGTTCCGTCACCATCCTCACATGGCTCGTGACCACCTGCGGCGCCATCGCGCTGGCCCTGACCTTCTCCCGCCTGGCCAATGTGGACCCCGCCGCGGGCGGCCCCTATGCGTATGCGCGCAACGCCTTCGGATCCTTTATCGGCTACCAGACGAATCTGGTGTACTGGTTTGCCAATATCGTCGGCAATGTCACCATAGGCGTCGCCGCGGCGAGTTATATCGCGCATTTTTTCCCAGTAATTAATGCCAGGCTTCCGGGGCTGCTCCTGCAAATGGGTCTGATCTGGGCATTTGCGTATGCAAACATCCTGGGGCCGCGTTTCATCGGCTATATCCAGGCCGTCGCCACTTCGGTGAAGCTCGTGCCCATTCTCGGTGTCGGGCTCCTGGGCTGGTTCTGGTTCGATCCGCACATATTCCTTGATTCGTGGAAGGTCACGGAAGCACCGACCATAAGTGTCGTAGGCGCCACCCTGAACATGACCCTGTGGGCGTTCATCGGGGTGGAAAGCGCCGCCGTGGCAACGGCCGTGGTGCGCAACCCCAGGCGCAATGTGCCCATTGCCACCATATGCGGGGTCTTGCTTGCGGCGGGGTGCTATATCCTCAGTTCCTCCGTTATCATGGGCCTCATTCCCAATGCGGAGTTGCAGGCCTCCACAGCGCCTTTTGCGGATGCCGCAGCCAGGGCTTTCGGGCCGCTGGGGGCCAACATCGTCGCCGGTTGCGCGGCCATCGGCTGCCTGGGTTCGCTGGGCGGCTGGATGCTCCTCGTTTCGCAGAGCGCGGCCGCGGCAGCGCACGACGGCCTGTTCGGGGAGATATTTTCGCGTGTGAACCGGCGCGGGGTGCCCGTGGAAGGCATCGGCATCATCGCGGTGATCATGAGCTTTCTGGCCTTTGCCGGCTGCTTCTCAAAAGACAAGTCCCCTTTTGAGACGCTCCAGGCCTCGGCGGTCATCCTGACCCTGGTTCCCTACCTCTATTCGTGCATCGCCGTGCAAATACTCGCCCACGGCAGGGTGGAGCCCTGGCGCTATTCCGTGGCCGTGCTGACCGGGCTTGTGGGGTCCGTGTTCTGCATCCTCTCGCTGGCGAACTCCGAGGCGGCGCATGTGCGCTGGGCCTTTATTTTCCTTTTGTCGGCTGTCATCTTTTATTCGTTGGCCATCCTCCGCAAACATGAGCAGGCGCGCGACGAATGGGCACGCGCCAGACCCGCTCCGGCATGGATACGCCATGTTACCCTGTGGACGACGCTGCTGCTCCTGGCTGCCGCCTTCCTGTTTTCGGTATAACCGGGAGCATTTTCCGCCGTTCGCACACGCGGCACAGGGAAGCACCGACAACAGTTTTTCCTTCGGCTATGGGCACCAGTTCATTTCTTTAACTCTTGCTATTAAAGCAAACGATACGGTGTACTTAGCTTGTGAGCCGCCTTCACTTTCCGATTTTAAATCATTATTTCAAATAGTTATCATAAAAATATTTAATCATTGACTTTTTTCATCATCAGGTGTTTCATTTTCCCGTGGAGATTTTTTTCACAATCCATCAACCAGTTTCAAGGGAGGACGATCATGGAAGTTGGTACCCGCTATCCCACGCTTGCGTTCATCACCCAGGGCGTCGGCCAGGCCGACGAGGGCATCCCGCCGCAGCCTTTTGAGACCTTCTGCTATGACTCGGCCCTCCTTCAGGCCAAGATCCAGGACTTCAACGTCGTCCACTACACCTCCGTGCTGCCCAAGGCGCTCTACGGCAACATCGTGGACGTGAACAAGGTCACCAAGTACTTCACGCACGGCGCGGTGCTCGAAGTCATCATGGCCGGCGCCGGCGCCTCCCTTGACCAGCACAAGGCCATCGCCACCGGCCTCGGCGTGGTCTGGGGCCGCGACCCCAAGACGAAAGAGCTCATCGGCGGCTGGGCGGCCGAGTATGTCGAATACTTCGACACCAAGATCGACGACCAGATCGCCAAGAGCTGCGCCGAGATGTGGCTCACCAAGTCCATGAACCACGAGCTTTCCATCCGCGGCGTGGAAAAGCACAGCGAATTCCAGATGTGGCACACCTACATCAACCTGACCGAGCCCTTCGGCTACTGCCTGACGGCCATGGGCATGCTCAATTTCAAGACGGCCGACCCGGTCGACCCCAAGGCCCTGTAAACCAGATATGACGCTCCCGCCGGGGCGGCGCCGCACTTGCCGGCCCGCTCCGGGCCTGGGGCGCCCTTTCCGCCCGGTCCGTTGACAGACAGAGAGTCCAGCGGGCCGGGTTTTTTCCTATGGGCCACCCGCCCCCCGCTTTTCAGAGGGGGCTAATGACCGGCCTGAAGTCTTCAGGAGAACTGCCGTATGGCGCAAGAAACGAAAAAACTCGGCACCGTCGCGCTGGCCGCCGTCGTGGTGAGCTCCATGATCGGCGGCGGCATCTACAGCCTGCCCCAGAACATGGCCGCCGACGCCTCCCTGTGCGCGATCTTCATCGCCTGGGTCATCACGGGCGTGGGCATGTTCGGCATCGCCAATTCCTTCCGCATTCTCGCGGACGTGCGGCCCGACCTCTCCGCAGGCATCTACATGTACGCGCGGGTGGGCTTCGGGCCCTTTGTGGGCTTCCTCATCTGCTGGGCCTACTGGCTCTGCCAGATCTGCGGCAACGTGGGCTATGCCGTCATCACCATGGATGCCCTCAACTATTTCTTCCCGCCCTATTTCCAGGGGGGCAACAACATCCCCTCCATCATCGGGGGCTCGCTGCTCATCTGGGTGTTCAACTTCATCGTGCTGAGGGGCACCCGCCAGGCCGCCTTCATCAACACCATCGGCACGGTGGGCAAGATCATCCCGCTCTTCCTTTTCATCATCATCGTCGCCTTCTGCTTCCATATCGACAAGTTCGATTTCGACTTCTTCGGCAACATGCTCATCGACGGCAAGACGCTGGGCTCCATGGGCTCGCAGGTCAAGAGCACCATGCTCGTCACGCTCTGGTGCTTCATCGGCATCGAGGGCGCGGTGGTGCTTTCCGCGCGCGCCAAGAGCGCCAAGGTGGTGGGCAGCGCCACCATTTTGGGCTATCTCGGCTGCCTCGCGGTCTATGTGCTGCTTTCCGTGCTGCCCTTCGGCTTCATGACGCAGCATGAGCTCGCGGCCGTGCCCAATCCCTCCACCGCCGGCGTGCTCGAGCATGTGGTCGGCCCGTGGGGCGCGTGGCTCATGAACATCGGCCTGCTCATCGCCGTGCTCACGAGCTGGCTCGCCTGGACCATGATCACCGCCGAAATGCCCTTCGCCGCCGCCAAGAACGGCACCTTCCCCAAGATGTTCGCCAGCGAGAACAAGCACGGCTCCCCCAATGTCTCGCTGTGGATCACGAGCGGCTGCATGCAGCTCGGCATGCTGCTCGTCTACTTCTCCAACAATGCGTGGAACACCATGCTCAACATCACGGGCGTCATGGTGCTGCCCGCCTATGTGGTGTCCATGATGTACCTCTGGAAGATCTGCGAGGACGGCAAGTACCCGGGCAACGCCGCCACGGGCCGGGCGTCGGCGCTGATCAACAGCATCGTCGCCGTAGCCTTCGGCCTCTGGCTCATCTACGCGGCGGGTCTCAGCTACCTGCTCATGGCCACCATTATCGTGGCCTGCGGCATCCCCTTCTACATCTGGGCGCGCAAGCAGAACGCGGCCACGGACAAGGGCCCCATGTTCAGCGGGGCTGACTGGGCCATCCTGATCCTGCTGCTCATCGCGGCCGTGCTCGCCATCTACCTCATGGCGCGCGGCACCATCAGCGGCGCCTAGCGCTTCGCGCTCCCCGGGCCGGGGGTGCCCGGGGAGCCGCGTCTGTATCGGTTTCAGAGCATACGAGGAATGATTGGAGGGGACATGAAAAAACTTGCCATACTCGTCATGGCGGCATGGGCCGTCCACGCGCTTGCCGGCGCCGCGCTTGCCGTGGACTTCAAGATCAAGGGCCAGTGGATCATGAGCTTCGGCTACGGCGCCAACGGCAATTTCCAGGGCAGCTACAACGGCCACAACACCATCGGCTGGGGCGAAGGCCAGGACAATTTCGAGGCCGTGCAGCGCCTGCGCCTGCAACTGGACGCCGTGGCCTCGGAAAACCTGTCCGGCACGGTGACCTTTGAAATCGGCGAGACCTACTGGGGCCAGCAGTCCACAGGCGGCGCCCTCGGCGCTGACGGCCAGATCGTGGAGGTCAAGAACGCCTATCTGGACTGGACGCTCCCCGAGACGCCGGTGCAGGTGCGCATGGGCCTGCAGAACATCTCCACGCCGTCCATGGCCTCGGGCAACGCCGTGCTCGACGGGGACGTGGCCGGCATCACCGTGAGCGCGCAGGTGAACGACAATGTGGCGCTCACCGCCTTCTGGGCCCGGCCCTACAACGACAACTACCTCGGCTACAACGAAGCCTACAATGGCCGGCCCAAGGGCTATCACGCCAGCTTCATAGATAACCTCGACGTGGGCGGCCTCATGGTGCCGCTCACCTTCGACAACGTGAGCATTACCCCCTGGGGCATGTACGGCGCCATGGGGCCCAACACCTTCCGGGATGGCCGCAGCCTCGATCCGCTGGGCAACCTCAACGCCAACACCAGCGAGGACAGCTCCTACTTCATGGCCGGCATGTTCCCGGCCGGCGGCGCACGGCATCGGGACTTTTCCGAGGCGGGCAACGACCGCCATGTGGGCAGCTACGCCAACATGTGGTGGGCAGGCGTGACCGGGCAGGCCACCTGGGACAACTTCTCCGCGGCCTTTGATTTTGAATACGGCGCCGTCACCTGGGACGACGACGGCCGCCTCAACCGTTCGGGCTGGTTCGCGGCCCTGCTGCTCGAGTATTCGCTCGACTGGGGCGTGCCCGGCCTCTACGGCTGGTATGGCTCCGGCGATGACTCTAACCCCGCCAACGGCTCCGAGCGCCTGCCCGCGCTGGACCCCAACAACGCCAACAATTTCTCCTACTTCGCCTTTGACGGTGCGCCCTATATCGAGCGCTACGCGGTCATCGGCAACAACATGGCCGGCACCTGGGGCATCGGCGCCAGGCTCAACAACGTGAGCTTCGTGAAAGACCTCTCGCACATCTTCCGTGTGAACTACATCCGCGGCACCAACAGCCCGACCATGGCGAAAAAGATGTCCCTCGCCGGGCTGTGGTCCAACGGCACGGTGCTCACGCCCAACCTGGGCAGCCAGGGCGCGGCCCTCGGCATGCCGGGCATGTACCTGACGAGCCTTGACAGCGCGCTCGAACTGGGTTCCACCAATTCCTGGCAGGTGTACGAAAACATGTGCATCAACGTGGAGGCCGGCTATGTCTTCATGTTCCTGGATACGGGCAAGTCCGTGTGGGGCGCCCGCCACAGGAACAGCGAGTCCATCCCCGGCACCAGGGACGCCTGGAACGTGAACGCGAGCTTTGTGTATTCCTTCTAGTATCTCCGGGCGGCGAGCGGCGGGCTTCGGGCCTGCCGTTCACCGCCCAAAAACGCCGGCCCCCGGCATCGCCCCCCGCCGGGGAGCCGCCCGACCCGGATAGCGCCATGGCCGTGCGGCTGTCGGACCACTTCACCCCCCTGAGGCTCATCCGCTTCACCTGCCCCACCATGGGCATGCTGATCCTGACGAGCCTCTACACCATCGTCGACGGCTACTTCGTCTCCAACTACGTGGGCAAGACCGCCTTCGTGGCCGTGAACCTCATCTTCCCCTTCATCATGATCCCGGCCACCCTGGGCACCATGATCGGCACCGGCGGCAGCGCCCTTGTGGCCAAGACCCTCGGCCGCGGCAAGGTGGCGCTGGCGCGCAGCCGCTTTTCCCTGCTCGTGTATTTCGCCATTGTCACGGGCACGGCCCTGAGCTTCGTGTGGCTCGTGTTCCTCGAGCCCTGCGCCGTCCTGCTCGGCGCCGAGGGCGAGGTGCTGGAGGCCTGCAAGATCTACGGCTGGGTGCTCATCCCCGGGCTCACGCCCATGATCCTCCAGTTCATGTTCCAGAGCTTCTTCCCGCTGGCCGGGCGGCCGCAGCTCGGGCTCTGGGTGACCTTCGCGGCCGGCGTGACCAATATCCTCTTCGACTACCTGCTCATCCTCGTGTTCGGCTGGGGGCTGCTCGGCGCGGCCATCGCCACCGTGGGCGGCATGCTGGTGGGCGCGGTGCCGCCGCTGCTCTTTTTCGCCCTGTCCGAAACGAGCGAGCTGCGCATCGGGCGCGCGGCGCCGGAGTGGCGCGCCATCGTGAAGAGCTGCACCAACGGCGCCTCGGAATTCATGAGCAATGTCTCCATGTCGCTCATTTCCATCCTCTACAATTTCCTGCTCCTGAAAATGGCCGGCGAGAACGGCGTGGCCGTGTACGGCCTGCTCATGTACATCGGCTTCCTGTTCATCGCCATCTTCCTGGGCTTCGGCTTCGGCGCCATCCCGGTCATCGCCTACCACTACGGCGCCCGCAACACCCCGGAGCTGAAGAGCCTTTTGCGCTACAGCCTGGCCATCAACCTCGCCCTGGGCATCCTGCTCTCCGTGGCCGGCCTTGCGCTCTCTCCCTTCCTCGCGCGGCTCTTCCTCGGCTATGACCCGGAACTGGCGCGCATGGCCGAACACGCCTCGGTGATCTATTCCTTCTCCTTCATCTTCGCCGGGGTGAACATCTTTGTCTCCTCGTTTTACACCGCGCTCAACAACGGCCTCTTTTCCGCGGCCGTGTCCTTCGTGCGCACGCTGGCGCTGCAGGCCGTGGCCGTTGTGGCGCTGCCCTTCATCCTCGGGCTCAACGGCATCTGGGCCGCCACCCCCGTGGCCGAGGTGCTGACCCTCTTTTTCGCGCTGCCCTGCCTCTACTACACGCGCAAGGAATACGGCTATTTGTAGCCGGCCGCCGGCATGAGCGCGTGAGACATCCGGCCGGGCCGGGGCCGTACCCCGCGGCCGTATCCCGTTCCGCGCGCATCCTCCCCGCCGCGCCAGCTCCACCGGCGCTGCCCCCACAAACTCTCCTCTCCCCGGCTGCGCCCGCTTGACAGCGCTTGTGCTCAATGCCACAAAGAACCCAAGGGAGAATGTCAACATTTGACTCTTGACATTACGGCGTCAACGGCACAGGCCGCGGCCGGCAACGGGCCGCCAACCTTTCCCCGGGCCTTGCCCGGAAGGTGTGACAAGGAGGCTTTATGAGTGAGAAAAAAC
Encoded proteins:
- the ureG gene encoding urease accessory protein UreG; amino-acid sequence: MSTCRIGVGGPVGSGKTALIEAITPRLMERGMNVLIITNDIVTTEDAKHVRKTLKGILMEDRIIGVETGACPHTAVREDPSMNIAAVEEMEAKFPDADVVLIESGGDNLTLTFSPALVDFFIYVIDVAAGDKIPRKDGPGISQSDILVINKTDLAPYVGASLDVMDHDSKLMRPGKPFVFTNSLTGEGIDELVSLIFKMALFDKVGGN
- a CDS encoding urease accessory UreF family protein, whose product is MTMPTRMTITTNMGMTTTTGTTMSTEAPAVPAEAGAPSAGAPSMAGLFRLIQMTDSAFPVGTFSFSNGLETAAHLGLVHDASTLRDYARSVATQAAFSDGVAALLAFRAARKGEYEAVRAADRQLLLFKMNDEARLMLCRMGKKFAELGLRRHGEGSLFGRWLADIEAGVTPGTFPVAQGIAFALDGLGEKELYVSHQYGVINMVLSAALRLVRVSHYDTQKILSELGGEVEAMYEKARAMGFENMNAFVPEMDILASLHEKGSMRMFMN
- a CDS encoding urease accessory protein UreE; this translates as MEICTSILGNLHDPEWKERLSGLDIEYIPLDQWTAQKSRFLAVSERGTEYPIALKRQSQVVDGDIVFYDADKGHVAALKLDLNPVLVLDLSSLVSESPETIIRRSLELGHAIGNQHWPAVVKGTKIYVPLTVDKKVMLSVMDTHHLEGVSYEFQPGREVIPYMAPHEIRRLFGGASHGSHEHAHGHDHAHPHDHHHEHGHDHHHGHHHEH
- a CDS encoding urease subunit alpha → MAVISRKQNNDLFGPTTGDKIRLGNTDLYVEIEKDLRVYGDETVYGGGKTLRDGMGTANTITSKGGSLDLVITNVTVLDPVLGVIKADVGVKDGKIAGIGKAGNPNIMDGVSPNLCTGPSTDAISGEHCILTAAGIDGHVHMVAPQQAYNCLSNGITTLIGGGVGPTDGSNGTTITSGVWNVQKMFEACEGIPINIGFLGKGNSSVKETLEEQIVAGCCGLKIHEDWGTTCAALRKCMEVADQMDVQVALHADTLNENGYVEDTIAAIDGRTIHSYHTEGAGGGHAPDLLKVASLANVLPSSTNPTLPFGINSQAELFDMIMVCHNLNPGIPSDVAFAESRVRPETQSAENVFHDLGIISMVSSDSQAMGRVGESFMRTFQMASYMKQVRGKLPEDSDSNDNFRVLRYLAQMTINPAITYGISEILGSIEVGKMADLVLWEPAFFGTKPKLVIKGGLINWANMGDPNASLTTPQPKIMRPMYGSFGKALPRTCVRFTSQAAVDSGTVARFGIDNIIYPVRKTRQVTKQDMVRNTAMPKIEVDPETFKVYVNGTLAYVPPAKELPLAQLYWFS
- a CDS encoding urease subunit beta, which translates into the protein MGGVILADGDITYNAHRRTAKVVVHNTGDRPVQVGSHFHFFEVNRYLEFDRPAAFGKHLNIPATTAIRFEPGEEKEVELVAFGGKRRLIGFNDLTDGYAGLEDDPTYYPVKIRAFKKMAAMGFKSVSESEADAEVNEAELSAKAKGGK
- a CDS encoding urease subunit gamma, with product MHLTPKEQDKLLLLSMGIIAERRLKKGLKLNYPEAVAYITSAALEGAREGKTVEQVMHDSAQVLKKEQVMEGVADMITLLQVEAVFTDGSRLVSIHQPIK
- a CDS encoding amino acid permease; this translates as MANTADEPQRMGVVMATFLVAGNMIGSGVFLLPASLARFGSVTILTWLVTTCGAIALALTFSRLANVDPAAGGPYAYARNAFGSFIGYQTNLVYWFANIVGNVTIGVAAASYIAHFFPVINARLPGLLLQMGLIWAFAYANILGPRFIGYIQAVATSVKLVPILGVGLLGWFWFDPHIFLDSWKVTEAPTISVVGATLNMTLWAFIGVESAAVATAVVRNPRRNVPIATICGVLLAAGCYILSSSVIMGLIPNAELQASTAPFADAAARAFGPLGANIVAGCAAIGCLGSLGGWMLLVSQSAAAAAHDGLFGEIFSRVNRRGVPVEGIGIIAVIMSFLAFAGCFSKDKSPFETLQASAVILTLVPYLYSCIAVQILAHGRVEPWRYSVAVLTGLVGSVFCILSLANSEAAHVRWAFIFLLSAVIFYSLAILRKHEQARDEWARARPAPAWIRHVTLWTTLLLLAAAFLFSV
- a CDS encoding pyruvoyl-dependent arginine decarboxylase codes for the protein MEVGTRYPTLAFITQGVGQADEGIPPQPFETFCYDSALLQAKIQDFNVVHYTSVLPKALYGNIVDVNKVTKYFTHGAVLEVIMAGAGASLDQHKAIATGLGVVWGRDPKTKELIGGWAAEYVEYFDTKIDDQIAKSCAEMWLTKSMNHELSIRGVEKHSEFQMWHTYINLTEPFGYCLTAMGMLNFKTADPVDPKAL